The proteins below are encoded in one region of Thiohalorhabdus sp. Cl-TMA:
- the gspJ gene encoding type II secretion system minor pseudopilin GspJ, with protein MSAPGNREAGMTLLEVLIALALFALVAAAGYTALRQGIATEERLQETRAFWQRLESVLSLIRRDLGQARALAPRAPGREWSLAFQGGETGASLGEGVLFRFTRGGNTSFREGPASPYQRIAYGLREDTLVRRSWSRLNAPASLEPREADILENVAEVRVRYLNGETLEWASSWPPGTTTAEGPGLPRAVEVSFELEDHGRFKRLFHVGAP; from the coding sequence GTGAGCGCCCCCGGGAACCGCGAGGCCGGTATGACCCTATTGGAGGTCCTGATCGCCCTGGCGCTTTTCGCCCTGGTGGCGGCGGCCGGGTACACAGCCCTCCGCCAGGGCATCGCCACCGAGGAGCGGCTGCAGGAAACGAGGGCATTCTGGCAGCGGCTCGAGTCGGTGCTCAGCCTGATTCGGCGTGACCTGGGCCAGGCCCGGGCGCTGGCCCCGCGCGCGCCCGGCCGGGAATGGTCGCTGGCCTTCCAGGGGGGCGAAACCGGGGCGAGCTTGGGCGAGGGGGTCCTGTTCCGCTTCACCCGCGGCGGCAATACGTCCTTCCGCGAAGGCCCGGCTAGCCCCTATCAGAGAATCGCCTACGGGCTAAGGGAGGACACCCTGGTCCGGCGGTCCTGGTCCCGTCTGAACGCGCCCGCGAGCCTCGAGCCCCGGGAGGCGGACATCCTGGAGAACGTGGCCGAGGTGCGCGTGCGGTACCTGAACGGAGAGACCCTGGAATGGGCTTCCAGTTGGCCGCCCGGTACCACCACCGCCGAGGGCCCGGGGCTTCCGCGGGCCGTGGAGGTCAGCTTCGAGCTTGAGGACCATGGTCGGTTCAAGCGTTTATTCCATGTCGGCGCCCCGTGA
- the gspK gene encoding type II secretion system minor pseudopilin GspK, translating into MSAPRDERGVALITVLLVVTVLTAIVARLSLSNEVWVRQVEGAAALAQADQVSRAAQQWVGLLLERDRNSFDGRTDLWARPIPPLPVGWGKLNGRVEDRQARFNLNNLVTGDGEVDPTAVERFQRLLRILGLNPAIADAAVDWIDPDQQPHGSGGAEDGLYQGRRPPYLAANRPFGDPAEVRLLRGVDSEAWRKLKPHIAALPEATGINLNTATPEVLAAAIPAWGSPNMALVKAEKWAERTNKQPFTDVQSFAAQALGRGGGQAPSGLTVQTNYFLVHTRANFGSVSRGLATLYHRTGGKARIVRHSTEIR; encoded by the coding sequence ATGTCGGCGCCCCGTGACGAACGAGGGGTGGCCCTGATCACCGTGCTGTTGGTGGTCACGGTGCTGACGGCCATCGTTGCCCGGCTCAGCCTGTCCAACGAGGTGTGGGTCCGGCAGGTGGAAGGTGCCGCCGCTCTGGCGCAGGCGGATCAAGTGTCGCGGGCGGCGCAGCAATGGGTTGGGCTCCTCCTGGAGAGGGACCGGAACAGCTTCGATGGCCGCACCGACCTCTGGGCGCGTCCCATTCCGCCGCTACCGGTGGGCTGGGGAAAGCTGAACGGCCGGGTGGAGGACCGTCAGGCGCGGTTCAATCTGAACAACCTGGTGACCGGCGACGGCGAGGTGGATCCCACGGCGGTGGAGCGATTCCAGCGGCTCTTGCGCATCCTGGGGCTCAACCCTGCCATCGCCGACGCGGCCGTGGATTGGATCGATCCCGATCAGCAGCCCCACGGGTCCGGGGGCGCGGAGGACGGCCTGTATCAGGGCCGGCGTCCGCCCTATCTGGCGGCCAACCGCCCCTTCGGAGACCCTGCGGAGGTTCGCCTACTCCGCGGTGTGGACAGCGAGGCTTGGCGCAAGCTCAAACCGCATATCGCGGCACTTCCGGAGGCTACCGGCATCAATCTGAACACCGCCACCCCGGAGGTGCTCGCCGCCGCCATCCCGGCCTGGGGCTCGCCGAACATGGCCCTCGTCAAGGCGGAGAAGTGGGCTGAGCGGACCAACAAGCAGCCCTTCACCGACGTCCAGAGCTTCGCCGCCCAGGCCCTGGGTCGAGGAGGCGGTCAGGCGCCCTCGGGACTGACGGTGCAAACCAATTATTTCCTGGTCCATACCCGGGCGAACTTCGGCTCGGTTTCCCGCGGGCTTGCCACCCTGTACCACCGCACCGGTGGTAAAGCCCGCATCGTTCGGCACAGCACGGAGATCCGATAG
- the gspL gene encoding type II secretion system protein GspL, which yields MALRGEYWWVRPHGGGLDWARCMSGEEAPRQEGGCREWSELPAPSGARLMLCVPGERVRVHTVRLPAGSRRRFRAALPFALEDQLLRDPEEYHFVPLPSPKSQPETPVAVVERRFMDQWLEGLEEHGWRPRVMVPEFLAVPAPEPGRWFLDLAESPFLLRIPRGGGGAALSGELGTQPPGALMLALEQSKIAPAILRVRVAHREQREVLSAWQPWLDAQGLDLEVQEDGRKRSAWLARQPQPESGCNLLTGPYASREDPWVWARRLAPAAGLALGLLAVAGAQWTLEGRRIRAEHQRLESAIESTYRKAFPGAKNLVDPRYQMEQRLKRLQRNREEPSEQEGSLLDRMAGFAEVVSGGSGQLRLKALVYTQGNLELEVSVADYEALERLQRQLSAKGAVEVEKAELKEGRVQARLRLREAG from the coding sequence GTGGCTTTACGCGGAGAGTACTGGTGGGTCCGCCCGCACGGCGGCGGCCTGGATTGGGCGCGCTGCATGAGTGGCGAGGAGGCCCCCCGGCAGGAGGGTGGCTGCCGGGAATGGTCGGAGCTGCCGGCCCCCTCCGGCGCCCGCCTTATGCTCTGTGTGCCGGGCGAGCGGGTCCGGGTGCACACCGTGCGGCTGCCCGCGGGCAGCCGGCGGCGGTTTCGCGCCGCGTTGCCCTTCGCTCTGGAGGATCAGCTCCTCCGCGATCCGGAGGAATACCACTTCGTTCCACTCCCGAGCCCCAAGAGCCAGCCGGAAACCCCGGTGGCGGTGGTGGAGCGCCGATTCATGGATCAGTGGCTGGAAGGCTTGGAGGAGCACGGATGGCGTCCCCGGGTAATGGTGCCGGAATTCCTGGCCGTGCCCGCTCCTGAGCCCGGAAGGTGGTTCCTGGACCTGGCCGAGTCTCCGTTCCTGCTCCGCATTCCCCGGGGCGGCGGCGGGGCGGCCCTTTCCGGCGAGCTCGGCACCCAGCCGCCCGGGGCCCTGATGCTGGCCCTGGAGCAGTCCAAGATCGCCCCCGCTATTCTGCGGGTGCGCGTCGCGCACCGGGAGCAGCGGGAAGTCCTGTCCGCGTGGCAGCCCTGGCTGGATGCCCAGGGCCTGGACCTGGAGGTGCAGGAGGACGGGCGGAAGCGCTCCGCCTGGCTCGCCCGGCAGCCGCAGCCGGAATCCGGCTGCAACCTGCTCACCGGTCCCTATGCCTCCCGGGAGGATCCCTGGGTGTGGGCCCGGCGCCTCGCCCCCGCGGCGGGCCTGGCCCTGGGGCTTTTGGCCGTGGCCGGCGCCCAGTGGACGCTGGAGGGTCGGCGCATCCGCGCCGAGCACCAGCGACTGGAGTCCGCCATCGAGTCCACCTACCGGAAGGCCTTCCCCGGGGCGAAGAACCTCGTGGATCCCCGGTATCAGATGGAGCAGCGCCTGAAACGCCTGCAGCGGAACCGGGAGGAGCCCTCCGAACAGGAAGGCAGCCTGCTGGACCGCATGGCCGGCTTCGCGGAGGTGGTAAGTGGCGGTTCCGGACAGTTGCGGCTGAAGGCGCTCGTTTATACCCAGGGGAACCTGGAACTGGAGGTCAGCGTGGCCGATTATGAAGCCCTGGAGCGCCTACAACGCCAGCTTTCGGCCAAGGGCGCGGTGGAAGTGGAAAAGGCGGAGCTGAAGGAGGGCCGGGTACAGGCCCGCCTCCGCCTGCGGGAGGCGGGCTGA
- the gspM gene encoding type II secretion system protein GspM, translated as MWSTWWRERAPRERALLIGGGAALVLVVFYLILEPRLQERQRLAAEIPQLREDLAWMQRHLSQAKQLGNRAGPGGGEGEERSLTPALVEESLRGSGLNERVTALRPSGGRGIQVAFDQVPFPELATWLRQLRNRSGAEVRKARFERLAGKEGVVKVDLVLAAGQGS; from the coding sequence ATGTGGAGCACCTGGTGGCGGGAGCGCGCTCCCCGGGAGCGGGCCTTGTTGATCGGGGGCGGCGCCGCGCTCGTTCTGGTGGTTTTCTATCTGATCCTGGAGCCCCGCTTGCAGGAGCGGCAGCGGCTCGCGGCCGAGATCCCGCAATTGCGGGAGGACCTGGCCTGGATGCAGCGTCATCTGAGTCAGGCCAAACAGCTCGGGAACCGGGCCGGGCCCGGGGGCGGGGAAGGGGAGGAGCGCTCCCTGACCCCGGCCCTGGTGGAGGAATCGCTGCGCGGATCGGGCCTCAATGAACGGGTGACGGCCCTGCGTCCCTCCGGAGGGCGGGGCATCCAGGTCGCCTTCGATCAGGTACCGTTTCCGGAGCTCGCCACCTGGCTCAGGCAGCTCCGGAACCGATCCGGGGCCGAGGTGCGCAAGGCCCGATTCGAGCGGCTTGCGGGGAAGGAAGGCGTGGTCAAGGTGGATCTGGTGCTCGCCGCGGGGCAGGGCTCATGA
- the gspN gene encoding type II secretion system protein N — MRLLIMGALVYVIALVVQLPASWAFHWARGTVPEAVTWQGVEGTIWHPRINRLAVALPGGIQVPTGPVGVDFQPSALLTGALGARFRAELLGGTVRGRLTGGPGGRWTMSEIQGRLSLSRLADIDPRFGMAGAQGTLLFAGENLAGRALPEKGQLRATLEGLQVGLLPTDGPVGEYALRAEVTGPGRIRGEVQTLEERALGIRGRFRADLRKRTYRFKGEGWVPSDAPQAVQDILPLLGPVRDGRVNIQRQGRLR; from the coding sequence GTGCGGCTTCTGATTATGGGGGCGCTGGTCTACGTCATTGCTCTTGTGGTTCAATTACCCGCCTCCTGGGCCTTCCATTGGGCGCGGGGAACGGTCCCGGAAGCGGTGACCTGGCAGGGCGTGGAAGGCACCATCTGGCATCCGCGCATAAACCGCTTGGCCGTCGCGCTTCCGGGGGGGATCCAAGTGCCCACCGGACCGGTGGGCGTGGATTTCCAGCCGTCCGCCCTGCTTACGGGGGCCCTGGGCGCGCGCTTTCGGGCGGAATTGCTGGGCGGCACGGTGCGGGGCCGCCTGACCGGCGGCCCGGGCGGCCGGTGGACGATGTCCGAGATTCAGGGGCGGCTGTCGCTGAGCCGCTTGGCGGACATCGACCCGCGCTTCGGGATGGCCGGAGCCCAGGGGACCCTCCTGTTCGCCGGGGAGAACCTGGCGGGCCGGGCCCTCCCCGAGAAGGGACAGCTCCGGGCCACGCTGGAAGGGCTCCAGGTGGGATTGCTGCCCACGGATGGCCCGGTGGGCGAATACGCCCTGCGCGCGGAAGTAACCGGGCCCGGCCGGATCCGGGGCGAGGTCCAGACCCTGGAGGAGCGTGCGCTGGGCATCCGGGGGCGCTTCCGGGCGGATCTCCGCAAACGAACCTACCGTTTCAAGGGCGAGGGCTGGGTGCCCTCCGACGCGCCGCAGGCCGTGCAGGACATCCTACCCCTGCTCGGTCCGGTGCGGGACGGGCGCGTGAACATTCAGCGGCAGGGGAGGCTCCGGTAA
- the ligA gene encoding NAD-dependent DNA ligase LigA: protein MGEQAGEREAYNRLLELRDALHYHNHRYYVLDDPEIPDSEYDRLFRELQDIEAAHPEWVTHDSPSQRVGSAPLDEFPEIRHEVPMLSLQNAFSEEEALDFDRRVRELLGTDSPVDYTVEPKLDGLAVSLIYEDGRFVRGGTRGDGYRGEEITSNLRTIRQIPLRLQGEGWPARLEVRGEVFMSKAGFERLNARREERGESPFANPRNAAAGSLRQLAPRITAERPLEISIYGLGVVDGDIGACHSQVLERLQEWGLPMVREVRTVTGMEDCLAAYRRLLDDRHSLPYEIDGVVYKVDRFDYQEDLGSIARSPRWAMAHKFPALEELTRIRSIEPSVGRTGAVTPIAHLDPVVVAGATVSRASLHNQDEIDRKDVRIGDWVMIRRAGDVIPEVVKVVTEKRPPSATAFRLPDSCPECGSQVLRPEGEAIARCTGGLTCPAQRLHTILHFASRRAMDIDGLGEKIVQQLIERDMVHTPVDLYHLTVEGLQDLDRMAEKSATNLVNAVAASRETTLARFIYALGILLVGEATAQVLASHFGSLDALMAADEEALQEVPDVGPAVAASLVTFFRQPHNREVIAGLREAGVHWAEGTGESVDGPDLSDVRVVLTGTLERWTREEAKAALEARGAKVTGSVSAKTSYVVAGTDAGSKLEKAESLGVRVLNEEGLDRLLETGSPGDRTP from the coding sequence ATGGGCGAGCAAGCCGGCGAACGGGAAGCGTACAACAGGCTCCTGGAATTGCGCGATGCGCTGCACTACCACAACCATCGCTATTACGTGCTCGACGACCCCGAGATTCCCGATAGCGAATACGACCGGCTGTTCCGCGAGCTCCAGGACATCGAGGCCGCACATCCGGAGTGGGTGACGCACGATTCCCCGAGCCAACGGGTGGGCTCGGCACCCCTCGATGAATTCCCCGAGATCCGGCATGAAGTCCCCATGCTCTCCCTCCAGAACGCCTTCAGCGAGGAGGAGGCGCTGGACTTCGACCGGCGGGTCCGGGAGCTTCTGGGAACGGATTCCCCCGTGGACTACACCGTGGAGCCCAAGCTGGATGGACTCGCCGTCTCCCTGATCTACGAGGACGGCCGGTTCGTGCGTGGCGGCACGCGCGGCGACGGCTACCGCGGCGAGGAGATCACCTCCAATCTGCGCACCATCCGCCAGATTCCCCTGCGTTTGCAGGGGGAGGGCTGGCCGGCCCGCCTGGAGGTGCGTGGCGAGGTCTTCATGAGCAAGGCGGGCTTCGAGCGTCTCAACGCGCGCCGCGAGGAGCGCGGCGAATCCCCCTTCGCCAATCCGCGCAACGCCGCCGCCGGCAGCCTGCGTCAGCTGGCCCCCCGCATCACCGCGGAGCGGCCCCTGGAGATCTCCATCTACGGGCTCGGGGTTGTGGACGGCGATATCGGTGCGTGTCACAGCCAAGTGCTCGAACGGCTTCAGGAATGGGGGCTCCCCATGGTGCGGGAGGTGCGCACGGTCACGGGCATGGAGGATTGCCTTGCGGCCTACCGGCGGCTGCTCGACGACCGTCATTCGCTGCCCTACGAGATCGACGGCGTGGTCTACAAGGTGGACCGCTTCGATTACCAGGAAGACCTGGGCAGCATCGCCCGGTCGCCGCGCTGGGCCATGGCCCACAAATTCCCCGCCCTGGAGGAGCTGACGCGGATCCGCTCCATCGAGCCGTCGGTGGGGCGGACGGGCGCCGTGACACCAATCGCGCACCTGGACCCCGTGGTGGTGGCCGGCGCCACCGTTTCCCGGGCTTCCTTGCACAACCAGGACGAGATCGACCGCAAGGACGTGCGGATCGGTGACTGGGTCATGATCCGCCGCGCCGGGGATGTGATTCCCGAGGTGGTCAAGGTGGTCACCGAAAAGCGCCCCCCCAGTGCGACCGCCTTCCGGCTGCCGGATTCCTGCCCGGAATGCGGTTCCCAGGTGCTGCGTCCCGAGGGCGAGGCCATCGCCCGCTGTACGGGCGGGCTCACCTGCCCGGCGCAGCGCCTCCATACCATCCTCCACTTCGCCAGCCGGCGAGCCATGGACATCGACGGGCTGGGCGAGAAGATCGTCCAGCAGCTCATCGAGCGGGACATGGTCCATACCCCAGTGGACCTCTACCACCTGACCGTGGAAGGGCTCCAGGATCTGGACCGCATGGCGGAGAAATCCGCCACCAATCTGGTCAATGCCGTCGCCGCCAGCCGCGAGACCACCCTGGCCCGCTTCATCTACGCCCTTGGCATCCTGCTGGTGGGGGAGGCCACCGCCCAGGTATTGGCCAGCCATTTCGGCAGCCTCGATGCCCTCATGGCAGCGGACGAGGAAGCGCTTCAGGAGGTGCCGGACGTGGGCCCGGCGGTTGCCGCCTCCCTGGTGACCTTCTTCCGGCAGCCTCACAACCGGGAGGTGATCGCGGGACTGCGGGAAGCCGGGGTCCACTGGGCGGAGGGCACCGGGGAAAGCGTGGATGGGCCCGATCTGAGCGATGTCCGGGTGGTGCTTACCGGCACCCTGGAGCGCTGGACCCGGGAGGAGGCGAAAGCCGCGCTGGAAGCCCGCGGCGCCAAGGTGACCGGCTCGGTCTCCGCCAAGACCTCCTACGTGGTGGCGGGCACCGACGCCGGCTCCAAGCTGGAAAAGGCCGAATCCCTGGGTGTCCGGGTCCTGAACGAGGAGGGCCTGGACCGCCTGCTGGAGACCGGGAGTCCCGGAGACCGGACACCCTGA
- a CDS encoding ABC1 kinase family protein, translating to MSRFGLDGFRQINRLREVLAVLARYGFAELVQQLRLGRLLPSWARKSPERARGLTTAERVRRVCEELGPSFIKIGQILSTRPDLLPPDWIEELSTLQGRLPPIPFADIEQELRSAWGDEGWHRLGRFDRHPLATASIAQVHRGTLDTGEEVAVKVRRPGIQEQVEVDLRILKRLAQLASDYLTDLARHDPVRIAEEFSESFRAELDLTLEGRNLERFRENFRSRREVRFPEVYWEYTSETVLVTEFIGGSMALTPPETLDEQGYDRNRLARVGARAFLKMIIQDGFFHADPHPSNVIFPEPNLVCFIDCGMVGRLRSELREQILGLLLALIERNAEEAVDAFVSIGRAPSDLDREQLLRHAERFIDRYHGVRLENLQLGEILLDFVRLIREHHIALPPDLALLAKALITVEGLGQVLDPEFDMVSEAEPYLRAVLRARYRPDRLAMRLLGRVEAGGAETQAIYRDFRSGLRRLGQGTPIQFEFRQLRNLEQELDRASNRIAFALVVAALIIGSAQLVQAGAGPVVYGMPMFGLVGFGVAAFFGLWLIVAIFRSGRL from the coding sequence TTGAGCCGTTTCGGGCTTGACGGCTTCCGTCAAATCAATCGGCTCCGCGAGGTGCTCGCGGTACTCGCCCGCTACGGGTTCGCCGAGCTGGTCCAGCAGCTACGCTTGGGCCGCCTGCTGCCCTCCTGGGCGCGCAAGAGCCCGGAGCGGGCCCGGGGACTGACCACTGCCGAGCGCGTGCGGCGGGTATGCGAGGAGCTGGGTCCCTCCTTCATCAAGATCGGCCAGATCCTTTCCACGCGTCCCGACCTGCTGCCCCCCGACTGGATCGAGGAGCTGTCCACCCTCCAGGGTCGCCTGCCCCCCATCCCCTTTGCCGACATAGAGCAGGAGCTGCGCTCCGCCTGGGGCGACGAGGGATGGCACCGCCTGGGTCGGTTCGACCGCCACCCCCTTGCCACCGCCTCCATCGCCCAGGTGCACCGCGGCACCCTGGACACCGGGGAGGAGGTGGCCGTCAAGGTTCGCCGGCCCGGGATCCAGGAGCAGGTGGAGGTGGACCTGCGGATCCTGAAGCGCCTCGCCCAGCTGGCCTCGGATTACCTGACCGACCTGGCCCGCCATGATCCGGTGCGCATCGCCGAGGAGTTCTCCGAGAGCTTCCGCGCCGAGCTGGACCTGACCCTGGAGGGGCGCAACCTGGAGCGCTTCCGGGAGAACTTCCGCAGCAGGCGCGAGGTGCGCTTCCCCGAGGTCTATTGGGAATACACCAGCGAGACTGTGCTGGTTACCGAGTTCATCGGCGGGTCCATGGCCCTTACGCCGCCGGAAACACTGGACGAGCAGGGGTACGACCGTAACCGTCTGGCCCGGGTGGGGGCGCGGGCGTTCCTCAAGATGATCATCCAGGACGGCTTCTTCCACGCCGATCCGCACCCCTCCAATGTGATCTTCCCCGAGCCCAACCTCGTATGCTTCATCGACTGCGGCATGGTGGGGCGGCTGCGCTCCGAGCTTCGGGAACAGATCCTGGGACTCCTGCTCGCCCTCATCGAGCGCAATGCCGAGGAGGCGGTGGACGCCTTCGTCAGCATCGGCCGGGCGCCCTCCGATCTGGATCGGGAGCAGCTGCTGCGCCATGCGGAGCGGTTCATCGACCGCTACCACGGCGTGCGGCTGGAGAATCTGCAGCTCGGCGAGATCCTGTTGGACTTCGTGCGCCTGATCCGGGAGCACCATATCGCCCTTCCGCCCGATCTGGCGCTGCTCGCCAAGGCCCTCATCACCGTGGAGGGGCTGGGCCAGGTGCTGGACCCGGAATTCGACATGGTCTCCGAGGCTGAGCCCTATCTGCGGGCCGTGCTGCGCGCCCGCTACCGCCCGGATCGGCTGGCCATGCGCCTGCTCGGGCGCGTGGAGGCGGGCGGCGCCGAAACGCAGGCCATTTACCGGGACTTCCGCAGCGGCCTGCGGCGGCTGGGGCAGGGTACCCCCATCCAGTTCGAGTTCCGACAGCTCCGCAACCTGGAGCAGGAGCTGGACCGGGCCAGCAACCGGATCGCCTTCGCCCTGGTGGTGGCGGCCCTCATCATCGGCTCCGCCCAGCTCGTTCAGGCCGGTGCCGGTCCCGTGGTCTACGGCATGCCCATGTTCGGACTCGTGGGCTTCGGAGTGGCGGCCTTCTTCGGGCTCTGGCTCATCGTGGCCATATTCCGTTCCGGCCGGTTGTGA